Proteins from a single region of Phycisphaeraceae bacterium D3-23:
- the lptB gene encoding LPS export ABC transporter ATP-binding protein, with protein sequence MYILKSNNLVKSYSGRTVVDQVSFAVEEGEIVGLLGRNGAGKTTSFRMTMGMVVPDEGQVVFNGQDVSKLAMYQRAQRGMGYLAQEPSVFQRLTVYQNLMAILETRPMRRRERRQRAAQLMDQFDLTKNKKQQARTLSGGERRKLEIARALVTEPTLILLDEPFAGVDPVAVEELQDEIRRLRDEYEISMLVTDHNVHHILAVCDRVYVVSDGRIFAEGTPKEIINNERVRQAYLGSMFKGDEFD encoded by the coding sequence GTGTACATCCTCAAGTCGAACAACCTGGTGAAGAGCTACTCGGGCCGAACGGTCGTGGACCAGGTCTCGTTCGCGGTGGAGGAGGGCGAGATCGTCGGGCTGCTGGGCCGAAACGGCGCGGGCAAGACGACGAGCTTCCGCATGACGATGGGGATGGTCGTGCCCGACGAGGGGCAGGTCGTGTTCAACGGCCAGGACGTCTCGAAGCTCGCGATGTACCAGCGGGCCCAGCGCGGCATGGGCTACCTCGCGCAGGAGCCCAGCGTGTTCCAGCGGCTGACGGTCTATCAGAACCTGATGGCGATCCTCGAGACCCGGCCGATGCGGCGCAGGGAACGCCGGCAACGCGCCGCACAGCTCATGGACCAGTTCGACCTCACCAAGAACAAGAAGCAGCAGGCCCGGACGCTCTCGGGCGGCGAGCGGCGCAAGCTCGAGATCGCGCGTGCGCTCGTCACCGAGCCCACGCTGATCCTGCTCGACGAGCCCTTTGCGGGTGTCGATCCCGTCGCGGTCGAGGAACTCCAGGACGAGATCCGCCGGCTACGCGACGAGTATGAGATCTCGATGCTCGTGACCGACCACAACGTCCACCACATCCTCGCGGTGTGCGACCGGGTCTACGTCGTCTCCGACGGCCGCATCTTCGCCGAGGGCACGCCCAAAGAGATCATCAACAACGAACGCGTCCGCCAGGCGTATCTTGGGTCGATGTTCAAGGGTGATGAGTTTGATTGA